One Streptomyces coeruleorubidus DNA segment encodes these proteins:
- a CDS encoding MarR family winged helix-turn-helix transcriptional regulator: protein MTTRWLTPEEQRAWRAYIAASLLLEDAIDRQLQQDAGMPHLYYSILSVLSESPERRLRMTDLAERLKITRSRLTYAVTRLEKDGMVRREACRYDKRGSIAALTDDGFAVLERAAPGHVETVRSFLFDRLSEEQVGQLEEISHAIAQGLQEDGTRSASDDVPWRRRSSTACS from the coding sequence ATGACGACTCGCTGGCTCACCCCCGAGGAGCAACGCGCCTGGCGCGCGTACATCGCCGCCTCGCTGCTCCTGGAGGACGCGATCGACCGGCAGCTCCAGCAGGACGCCGGCATGCCGCACCTGTATTACTCCATCCTGTCCGTGCTGTCGGAGTCCCCGGAGCGGCGGCTGCGCATGACCGATCTCGCCGAGCGGCTGAAGATCACGCGCAGCCGGCTGACGTACGCGGTGACGCGGCTGGAGAAGGACGGCATGGTGCGGCGCGAGGCCTGCCGGTACGACAAGCGGGGCAGTATCGCGGCCCTGACCGATGACGGGTTCGCCGTACTGGAGCGGGCGGCGCCCGGGCATGTCGAGACCGTGCGGAGCTTCCTGTTCGACCGGCTCAGCGAGGAGCAGGTGGGGCAGCTGGAGGAGATCTCCCACGCGATCGCGCAGGGGCTCCAGGAGGACGGGACGCGGTCGGCGTCGGACGACGTGCCGTGGCGGCGGAGGTCCTCCACGGCCTGTTCGTGA
- a CDS encoding dihydrofolate reductase family protein, with protein sequence MPHPYVLLSAAVSLDGYLDDTGPERLLLSSPADFDRVDEVRASVDAILIGAGTVRADNPRLLVNSPERRAARTAAGRPEYPLKVTVSGSGDLDPAARFWHTGGEKVLYTTDKGAERARALGLATDATDIVPLGGDLDWRRLLTHLHDVRGVRRLMVEGGGLIHTQLLTQGLADELQLVLAPLFVGDPEAPRLFGPGGYQSGRLRLLETRRIEDVVLMRYEPTAPGTGPLSVAADHHWLALACELAAQCPPSDTAFSVGAVVVAADGTELARGHSREGGDPVAHAEEAALAKTDPTDPRLAGATVYSSLEPCARRASRPAPCARLILDAGVRRVVTAWREPDTFVAGADGSGVLAAAGVEVVVLPEHEERAKAPNRHLPH encoded by the coding sequence ATGCCCCACCCGTACGTCCTGCTGTCCGCCGCCGTCTCCCTCGACGGCTACCTGGACGACACCGGCCCCGAACGCCTGCTCCTGTCCAGCCCGGCCGACTTCGACCGGGTCGACGAGGTCCGGGCGTCCGTCGACGCGATCCTGATCGGCGCCGGCACCGTCCGCGCCGACAACCCGCGGCTGCTGGTCAACTCCCCCGAGCGACGAGCCGCCCGCACGGCCGCCGGCCGGCCGGAGTACCCCCTCAAGGTCACCGTCAGCGGCTCCGGCGACCTCGACCCGGCGGCACGGTTCTGGCACACCGGCGGCGAGAAGGTCCTCTACACCACCGACAAGGGCGCCGAACGCGCCCGTGCCCTCGGCCTCGCCACCGATGCCACCGACATCGTCCCGCTCGGCGGCGACCTCGACTGGCGGCGCCTCCTCACCCACCTGCACGACGTCCGGGGCGTACGGCGGCTCATGGTCGAGGGCGGCGGCCTGATCCACACCCAGCTCCTCACCCAGGGCCTGGCCGACGAACTCCAGCTGGTCCTCGCCCCGCTCTTCGTGGGCGACCCCGAGGCACCCCGCCTCTTCGGGCCCGGCGGCTACCAGTCCGGCCGGCTCCGGCTGCTGGAGACCCGGCGGATCGAGGACGTGGTCCTCATGCGCTACGAACCGACCGCCCCCGGCACCGGCCCCCTCTCCGTCGCCGCCGACCACCACTGGCTGGCCCTCGCCTGCGAACTGGCGGCACAGTGCCCGCCCTCGGACACGGCGTTCAGCGTCGGCGCGGTGGTGGTCGCGGCCGACGGCACGGAACTGGCCCGCGGCCACTCCCGCGAGGGCGGCGACCCGGTCGCGCACGCCGAGGAGGCGGCCCTGGCCAAGACCGACCCGACCGACCCCAGGCTCGCCGGCGCGACGGTCTACAGCAGCCTGGAGCCCTGCGCCCGCCGGGCCTCCCGCCCCGCACCCTGCGCCCGGCTGATCCTCGACGCGGGCGTACGACGCGTGGTCACGGCCTGGCGCGAGCCGGACACCTTCGTGGCGGGAGCCGACGGCAGCGGCGTGCTCGCGGCCGCAGGTGTGGAGGTCGTCGTCCTCCCGGAGCACGAGGAGCGGGCCAAGGCCCCGAACCGCCACCTGCCGCACTGA
- a CDS encoding MarR family winged helix-turn-helix transcriptional regulator — protein sequence MTDLGGPGDPRARRPGDGPQAVAAQIADAVESLTALWSVAAQDASLRLSLHQLRALRTLEAAPGLNLTALADRLDIGLPTASRLCDRLAAAGLLERAPHPDTRREVQLWLTTHGQHVLGDVAGRRAQALATALAAMEPAERVALRRGLRGFLAARDAEIPRDDEPDGTDPTGGP from the coding sequence GTGACCGATCTCGGCGGCCCCGGCGACCCCCGGGCAAGGAGACCGGGCGATGGCCCGCAGGCCGTCGCGGCACAGATAGCCGACGCCGTGGAGAGCCTGACGGCGCTGTGGTCGGTCGCGGCCCAGGACGCGTCCCTGCGCCTGTCCCTCCACCAGCTGCGGGCGCTGCGCACCCTGGAGGCGGCGCCCGGCCTGAACCTGACGGCCCTGGCGGACCGGCTGGACATCGGCCTCCCCACGGCCAGCCGCCTCTGCGACCGCCTGGCGGCGGCCGGCCTCCTGGAACGCGCACCGCACCCGGACACCCGCCGTGAGGTACAGCTGTGGCTCACCACACACGGGCAGCATGTCCTGGGCGACGTCGCAGGCCGCCGGGCACAGGCCCTGGCCACGGCGCTGGCGGCGATGGAACCGGCGGAACGGGTGGCGTTGAGGCGGGGGTTGCGGGGGTTTCTTGCCGCGCGGGATGCGGAAATCCCGCGTGATGACGAGCCCGACGGGACCGACCCGACTGGCGGACCGTAA
- a CDS encoding GTP cyclohydrolase II, producing MPDTPAVIATPRSRVRVPLRFHDGYEVDAEVVTFHGLADGQEHVAVVLGEPGAVPLVRLHSECLTGDVFGSARCDCGPQLREAVERIAERGGVLLYLRQEGRGIGLYNKLDAYALQDEGLDTYEANAALGLPEDARDYTAAAQMLRALGIGRLDLLSNNPDKATQLRDLGVDVRDRVPTGVFTTAHNVRYLRAKVLQTQHTLPLAALTGLSAG from the coding sequence ATGCCCGACACCCCCGCTGTCATCGCCACCCCGCGCTCCCGCGTCCGGGTCCCGCTGCGCTTCCACGACGGTTACGAGGTCGACGCCGAAGTCGTCACCTTCCACGGCCTGGCCGACGGCCAGGAGCACGTGGCCGTCGTCCTGGGCGAGCCCGGCGCGGTCCCGCTGGTGCGGCTGCACTCCGAGTGCCTGACCGGGGACGTGTTCGGCTCGGCCCGCTGCGACTGCGGTCCGCAGCTGCGCGAGGCCGTCGAGCGCATCGCCGAGCGCGGCGGCGTGCTCCTCTACCTCCGCCAGGAGGGACGCGGCATCGGCCTCTACAACAAGCTCGACGCGTACGCCCTCCAGGACGAGGGCCTCGACACCTACGAGGCGAACGCGGCCCTGGGGCTGCCGGAGGACGCCCGCGACTACACGGCGGCGGCCCAGATGCTCCGGGCCCTGGGCATCGGCCGGCTGGACCTGCTCTCCAACAACCCCGACAAGGCCACCCAGCTGCGCGACCTGGGCGTGGACGTCCGCGACCGCGTCCCCACGGGCGTCTTCACCACCGCGCACAACGTCCGCTACCTGCGCGCGAAGGTCCTCCAGACCCAGCACACGCTGCCGCTGGCCGCGCTGACGGGGCTCAGCGCGGGCTGA
- the trmB gene encoding tRNA (guanosine(46)-N7)-methyltransferase TrmB has protein sequence MSDSVNTPETPQPPAPGASIRHSRSKGEPRFPDGPKADPAGSHFERRIRSFQPRRSRVTAGQADALQRLWPKWGLDIDGSRTLDLADLFGNDNPVVLEIGFGMGEATAQMAAADPATNVLAVDVHTPGQGNLLNLADRNGLSNIRVGNGDAIILLREMLTPDSLDGLRVYFPDPWPKKRHHKRRLIQPDFLTLAATRLKPGAILHCATDWEPYAEHMLDVLTAHPDFENTQADGGFAPRPDFRPLTRFEGQGLDKGHVVNDLLFHRVQHVDQPPTSA, from the coding sequence GTGTCTGACTCCGTGAATACCCCCGAAACCCCCCAGCCGCCCGCCCCCGGTGCCTCCATCCGGCACAGCCGGAGCAAGGGTGAGCCGCGCTTTCCCGATGGGCCGAAGGCCGATCCCGCCGGGTCGCACTTCGAGCGGCGGATCCGGAGTTTCCAGCCGCGGCGGAGCCGGGTCACAGCAGGCCAGGCGGACGCGCTTCAGCGGCTGTGGCCCAAGTGGGGCCTCGACATCGACGGCAGCCGCACCCTCGACCTCGCCGACCTGTTCGGCAACGACAACCCCGTCGTCCTGGAGATCGGCTTCGGCATGGGCGAGGCCACCGCCCAGATGGCCGCGGCCGACCCCGCCACCAACGTCCTCGCCGTCGACGTCCACACCCCCGGTCAGGGCAACCTGCTCAATCTCGCCGACCGGAACGGTCTGTCCAACATCCGGGTCGGCAACGGCGACGCGATCATCCTCCTCCGCGAGATGCTCACCCCGGACTCCCTCGACGGCCTGCGCGTCTACTTCCCCGACCCCTGGCCCAAGAAGCGGCACCACAAGCGCAGGCTCATCCAGCCCGACTTCCTGACCCTGGCCGCCACCCGCCTCAAGCCCGGCGCGATCCTGCACTGCGCCACCGACTGGGAACCGTACGCCGAACACATGCTCGACGTACTCACGGCACACCCCGACTTCGAGAACACGCAGGCTGACGGTGGTTTCGCGCCCCGTCCCGACTTCCGTCCCCTGACCCGTTTCGAGGGCCAGGGACTGGACAAGGGACATGTCGTGAACGACCTCCTCTTCCATCGCGTACAGCACGTGGACCAGCCCCCCACCAGCGCCTGA
- the lhgO gene encoding L-2-hydroxyglutarate oxidase — MQVTRVPEIAYDCDVLVIGGGIVGLSTAYAITRAAPGTRVTVLDKEPGPARHQTGRNSGVIHSGIYYRPGSLKARYAVRGAAEMVKFCAEYGIPHAVTGKLIVATDRSELPRLHALVQRGRENGIPVRELGASQIAEYEPEVRGLAAIHVGTTGICDFVAVARQLAHGSGAEIRYGTRVVRVDRRPERGVAVLTAAGDVVRGRVLVNCAGLYSDEIARLTGDDPDVRIVPFRGEYYELARPELVRGLVYPVPDPAFPFLGVHLTRGIDGGVHIGPNAVPALAREGYGWGTVRVRELGSTLAWPGSWRIARRHWRYGAGELRRSVSKGAFTEAVRRLLPGVSEDDLVPTAAGVRAQAVLRDGTLVDDFLIREGPRTVHVLNAPSPAATASLPIGREVARRALSAL, encoded by the coding sequence GTGCAGGTGACCCGGGTGCCGGAGATCGCGTACGACTGTGACGTGCTGGTGATCGGCGGGGGGATCGTCGGCCTGTCGACGGCGTACGCGATCACACGCGCCGCACCGGGCACACGCGTCACCGTCCTGGATAAGGAACCGGGCCCGGCCCGGCACCAGACCGGCCGCAACAGCGGCGTCATCCACAGCGGCATCTACTACCGCCCCGGCTCCCTCAAGGCGCGCTACGCGGTGCGGGGCGCCGCCGAGATGGTCAAATTCTGCGCCGAGTACGGCATCCCGCACGCCGTCACAGGCAAGCTGATCGTCGCGACCGACCGCTCCGAGCTGCCCCGCCTGCACGCGCTCGTGCAGCGCGGCCGGGAGAACGGCATCCCGGTCCGTGAACTGGGCGCGTCCCAGATCGCGGAGTACGAGCCGGAGGTGCGGGGCCTCGCCGCGATACACGTCGGTACGACGGGCATCTGCGACTTCGTCGCGGTCGCCCGCCAGCTGGCCCACGGCTCGGGCGCGGAGATCCGCTACGGCACGCGGGTCGTCCGCGTCGACCGCCGCCCCGAGCGGGGTGTCGCCGTGCTCACGGCCGCCGGGGATGTCGTACGCGGGCGGGTGCTGGTGAACTGCGCGGGCCTGTACAGCGACGAGATCGCCCGGCTGACCGGGGACGACCCGGACGTCCGGATCGTGCCGTTCCGGGGCGAGTACTACGAGCTGGCCAGACCCGAGCTGGTGCGGGGCCTGGTGTATCCGGTCCCCGACCCGGCGTTCCCGTTCCTCGGGGTGCATCTCACGCGCGGGATCGACGGGGGTGTCCACATCGGGCCCAACGCGGTGCCGGCGCTGGCCCGCGAGGGGTACGGGTGGGGGACGGTCCGGGTGCGGGAGCTGGGGTCGACGCTGGCCTGGCCGGGCTCCTGGCGGATCGCCCGCCGGCACTGGCGGTACGGGGCGGGGGAGCTGCGGCGGTCGGTGTCCAAGGGGGCTTTCACGGAGGCGGTGCGGAGGTTGTTGCCCGGGGTGTCCGAGGACGACCTGGTGCCGACGGCGGCGGGGGTTCGGGCGCAGGCGGTGCTGCGTGACGGCACGCTGGTGGACGACTTCCTGATCCGCGAGGGGCCTCGCACGGTGCATGTTCTGAACGCGCCGTCTCCTGCGGCTACGGCGTCCTTGCCGATCGGCAGGGAGGTGGCGCGCAGGGCGTTGAGCGCGCTGTGA
- a CDS encoding PrsW family intramembrane metalloprotease: MATCPPHPYPSGPLAGAPATGPLRHAHWWQRAWVRYGALTTLLAISGLVILALVREETGTEGFLVGLGLATLPVPLLIAAFRWLDRVEPGPWRNLLFCFAWGACAAALIAIVANSFATRWIATATADPSRADTLGATVIAPVVEETAKAAAVLLVFLFRRRDFTGILDGVVMAGVTATGFAFTENILYLGTAFGTDQLTGGTGIASVTAATFFVRIIMSPFAHPLFTVLTGIGFGISALAADRQHVRRVAFPLSGLLLAMGMHAMWNGSSAFGEYGFFAVYAAFMVPIFGLLTWLVVWTRQRELKTVRAELPAYAVAGWLSPVEPYALGSMRARRIARQYARRHAGRAAAREVAQYEAYATSLAFLRHRGRRGRAGADFVVRERELLDELWRRREAARPALDYAARITAPPVPVAAPPWPVYGAYGYGYPTTPYPAYNPYRT; encoded by the coding sequence GTGGCCACCTGCCCCCCACACCCCTATCCCAGTGGTCCCCTCGCCGGCGCACCCGCCACCGGCCCCCTGCGGCACGCCCACTGGTGGCAGCGCGCCTGGGTGCGCTACGGCGCGCTGACCACGCTCCTCGCGATATCCGGCCTCGTCATCCTCGCCCTGGTCCGCGAGGAGACCGGCACGGAAGGGTTCCTGGTCGGGCTGGGGCTGGCCACGCTCCCGGTGCCCCTGCTCATAGCCGCGTTCCGCTGGCTGGACCGGGTCGAACCGGGCCCCTGGCGCAACCTGCTGTTCTGCTTCGCCTGGGGCGCCTGCGCGGCGGCGCTGATAGCGATCGTCGCCAACAGTTTCGCGACCAGATGGATAGCGACGGCGACGGCGGATCCGTCCCGCGCGGACACGCTCGGCGCGACCGTCATAGCCCCGGTGGTCGAGGAGACGGCCAAGGCGGCGGCCGTCCTACTGGTCTTCCTCTTCCGGCGCCGCGACTTCACCGGCATCCTCGACGGAGTGGTCATGGCCGGCGTCACGGCCACCGGCTTCGCGTTCACGGAGAACATCCTCTATCTGGGCACCGCCTTCGGCACCGACCAGCTCACCGGCGGCACCGGCATCGCCTCCGTCACGGCGGCCACCTTCTTCGTGCGCATCATCATGTCGCCGTTCGCGCACCCGCTCTTCACCGTCCTCACCGGCATCGGCTTCGGCATCTCCGCGCTCGCGGCGGACCGCCAGCACGTCCGCCGCGTCGCCTTCCCGCTCTCCGGGCTGCTGCTCGCGATGGGCATGCACGCGATGTGGAACGGCTCGTCGGCGTTCGGCGAGTACGGGTTCTTCGCCGTGTACGCGGCGTTCATGGTGCCCATCTTCGGGCTGCTGACGTGGCTGGTGGTCTGGACACGGCAGCGGGAGCTGAAGACCGTACGGGCGGAGCTGCCCGCCTACGCCGTGGCCGGGTGGCTGTCCCCGGTCGAGCCGTACGCGCTCGGCTCGATGCGGGCCCGGCGGATCGCCCGCCAGTACGCCCGCCGCCACGCGGGCAGGGCGGCGGCGCGGGAGGTCGCACAGTACGAGGCGTACGCGACGTCCCTGGCGTTCCTGCGGCACCGGGGCCGCCGCGGCCGCGCCGGTGCCGACTTCGTCGTACGGGAACGAGAACTGCTGGACGAACTGTGGCGCCGCCGGGAGGCCGCCCGCCCGGCCCTGGACTACGCCGCGCGGATCACGGCCCCTCCGGTACCGGTGGCGGCCCCGCCCTGGCCGGTGTACGGGGCCTACGGATACGGCTATCCGACGACGCCGTACCCCGCGTACAACCCATACCGGACCTAA
- a CDS encoding aldo/keto reductase, translated as MTSPRKLGSSGLEVFPLALGGNVFGWTADEAQSFAVLDAYTAAGGNFVDTADSYSAWAEGNQGGESETVLGKWLASRGNRADVVVATKVSQHPEFRGLSAANIKAAADASLRRLGTDYIDLYYTHFDQSDVPVEEIIGALDELVKAGKVRYIAASNISAERLRASLEFSDREGLARYVALQPHYNLVSRDTYEGELQDLAERTGLAAVPYYALASGFLTGKYRPGTTVDSARAGGAAKHLETERGRRVLDALDEIAAAHDVPVATVALAWLAAQPTVAAPIASARTVEQLPALVGVGELTLTEAEIGRLTEVSEVSEASDASEASA; from the coding sequence ATGACTTCTCCCCGCAAGCTCGGCTCCTCCGGCCTCGAGGTCTTCCCGCTCGCCCTCGGCGGCAACGTATTCGGCTGGACGGCCGACGAGGCACAGTCGTTCGCCGTCCTCGACGCGTACACGGCCGCCGGCGGCAACTTCGTCGACACCGCCGACTCCTACTCGGCCTGGGCCGAGGGCAACCAGGGCGGTGAGTCCGAGACCGTCCTCGGCAAGTGGCTCGCGTCACGGGGCAACCGCGCGGACGTCGTCGTCGCCACGAAGGTGAGTCAGCACCCCGAGTTCCGCGGCCTGTCCGCCGCCAACATCAAGGCCGCCGCCGACGCCTCCCTGCGGCGCCTCGGCACCGACTACATCGACCTCTACTACACGCACTTCGACCAGTCCGACGTGCCGGTGGAGGAGATCATCGGCGCGCTCGACGAACTGGTGAAGGCCGGGAAGGTGCGGTACATCGCCGCCTCCAACATCTCCGCGGAGCGGCTGCGGGCCTCCCTGGAGTTCTCCGACCGCGAGGGGCTCGCCCGGTACGTGGCCCTCCAGCCCCACTACAACCTGGTCTCCCGCGACACCTACGAGGGCGAGCTCCAGGACCTCGCCGAGCGGACCGGCCTGGCGGCCGTCCCGTACTACGCGCTCGCGTCGGGCTTCCTCACCGGCAAGTACCGGCCCGGCACGACCGTCGACAGCGCGCGGGCGGGCGGTGCCGCCAAGCACCTGGAGACCGAGCGGGGCCGCCGGGTCCTCGACGCCCTCGACGAGATCGCCGCGGCCCACGACGTCCCCGTCGCCACGGTCGCCCTTGCCTGGCTCGCGGCCCAGCCGACGGTGGCGGCGCCGATCGCTTCCGCGCGGACGGTGGAGCAGCTGCCGGCGCTGGTCGGGGTCGGGGAGCTGACGCTGACGGAGGCGGAGATCGGGCGGCTTACGGAGGTCTCGGAGGTTTCTGAGGCTTCCGATGCCTCGGAGGCTTCGGCCTGA
- a CDS encoding M23 family metallopeptidase: MASNRPAPAAPSAPNQRDTETFGYGGHRTDEGPFQEWNPTAESIRPVRGRHRVTKQRGGGLARSSTVLGVGVIAAVGAGGMASAQTGKPPVSISVSDLPSVGSLISDDDTPEGSATPLSDLATASADTEQGTSGAGEALRARIMAQVEHQQEQIETKAAQDAAEAARKAAAEAAAKAEKEAKAKAAEAKRKAEEEARKKAEAERLAALAKQYTLPTSAYTITSTFGQAGAYWSSGYHTGLDFAAPTGTPIKAVHSGTITEAGWNGSYGYKTVLTLDDGTEIWYAHQSSIGVSVGQKVSTGDVIGRVGATGNVTGAHLHLEVHTGGSTNGVDPLAWLRGKGLNV, translated from the coding sequence GTGGCGTCCAACCGGCCTGCCCCCGCGGCCCCGTCCGCGCCGAACCAGCGCGACACCGAAACCTTCGGCTACGGCGGTCACCGCACCGACGAGGGCCCGTTCCAGGAATGGAACCCCACCGCGGAGTCCATCCGTCCCGTCCGCGGCCGGCATCGTGTCACCAAGCAGCGCGGCGGCGGCCTCGCCCGCAGCTCCACCGTCCTGGGCGTCGGCGTCATAGCCGCCGTGGGCGCGGGCGGCATGGCCAGCGCCCAGACCGGCAAGCCGCCGGTGTCGATCTCCGTTTCGGACCTTCCCTCGGTGGGTTCCCTCATTTCGGACGACGACACCCCCGAAGGCTCCGCCACCCCGCTCAGCGACCTCGCCACGGCGTCCGCCGACACCGAGCAGGGCACCTCCGGCGCCGGTGAGGCACTGCGCGCCCGGATCATGGCGCAGGTCGAGCACCAGCAGGAGCAGATCGAGACCAAGGCCGCGCAGGACGCTGCCGAAGCCGCCCGGAAGGCGGCCGCGGAAGCCGCCGCCAAGGCGGAGAAGGAAGCCAAGGCCAAGGCCGCCGAAGCGAAGAGGAAGGCGGAGGAGGAGGCCCGGAAGAAGGCCGAGGCCGAGCGGCTCGCCGCCCTCGCCAAGCAGTACACGCTGCCGACCTCCGCGTACACCATCACCTCGACCTTCGGTCAGGCCGGCGCCTACTGGTCCTCCGGCTACCACACCGGCCTCGACTTCGCCGCCCCCACGGGCACGCCGATCAAGGCGGTGCACAGCGGCACCATCACCGAGGCGGGCTGGAACGGCTCCTACGGCTACAAGACGGTCCTGACCCTCGATGACGGCACGGAGATCTGGTACGCGCACCAGTCGTCCATCGGCGTCAGCGTCGGCCAGAAGGTCAGCACGGGTGACGTCATCGGCCGCGTGGGTGCGACCGGCAACGTCACCGGGGCGCACCTGCACCTCGAGGTCCACACCGGTGGGTCCACCAACGGGGTCGACCCGCTGGCGTGGCTGCGGGGCAAGGGCCTGAACGTCTGA